The Triticum aestivum cultivar Chinese Spring chromosome 3A, IWGSC CS RefSeq v2.1, whole genome shotgun sequence genome includes a region encoding these proteins:
- the LOC123059603 gene encoding uncharacterized protein translates to MAAFRLLFLLLAFSASCNSIAAASAMYKARASVIFRHDARTIEVKFVLPASNSPVAAGDEDLQLRQEAMAQAITVISRHRPETSDAEKLKWALGVVNLEAQRWKPIFRAVSTVLESGADDGTKEDAFAQAKEELNRELGQEGPNDLKIDFGYM, encoded by the coding sequence ATGGCCGCcttccgcctcctcttcctcctgctTGCCTTCTCCGCCAGCTGCAACAGCATTGCCGCTGCCAGCGCGATGTACAAGGCGAGGGCCAGTGTGATTTTCAGACATGATGCTCGCACCATCGAGGTCAAATTCGTCCTCCCCGCCAGCAACAGCCCAGTCGCCGCTGGGGACGAGGACCTGCAGCTGCGGCAGGAAGCCATGGCGCAGGCCATTACCGTGATCTCTCGCCACAGGCCAGAGACCAGCGACGCCGAGAAGCTCAAGTGGGCGCTGGGGGTGGTGAACCTCGAGGCCCAGCGGTGGAAGCCCATCTTCAGAGCCGTCAGCACGGTGCTGGagagcggcgccgacgacggcaCCAAGGAGGACGCCTTCgcccaggccaaggaggagctcAACCGCGAGCTCGGCCAGGAAGGTCCCAACGACCTCAAGATCGACTTCGGGTATATGTGA